One Verrucomicrobiota bacterium genomic region harbors:
- a CDS encoding DUF1553 domain-containing protein, translating into MLIAPSQPDELPITSVKASKPAGRIWNGCSTLPTGLHSATGCRRRRAGSPFHPSRPSQLDLHPRPSALSAVIRPRWFLTVASVLLWVTRAAVGYAAESPTLSWEETLAQRRNWWSLQPVKRISVPEVRNASWSHHPIDRFILSKLELAKLAPAEEAGKPTLIRRLALVLTGLPPTPEETRAFLKNQSPSAYEELVDRLLASPHFGERWARHWLDVVRFSETHGNEWNYEVHHAWRYRDYVIRAFNQDLPYDQFVREHIAGDLLPNPRWNREERFNESVIGTAFYRFGEVNHDDCIGLRQIGYDLADNQIDTLTKAFQATTVACARCHDHKIDAVSMKDYHALLGILRSSRQVSHTIDAPDANAATIQKLTELKPAIRGEIAKLWLQDAEDVHLYLLLAQPSVPSHRQTKANGSSAALPLTPSLPPSEGERVSAGRERERGVAAQENSSNRRQTSDTDSVLPLPQGEGRGKGEHGVRNQDSAANNRAVNLDPSRLQNWLKALTNNTAALEEPLSLWRALHPTNQNDGKSFRDLWKDVAAKFAREEKERADFNRTNFLEYADFRSGSFSAWRVGGQGLPSGHARSGGFTLHSDVDAAIEMVLPSGVYTHLVSQKLNGTLRSPLFTNGVARISFQVMGRRSSAVRLVSNNCQLNYQNYRALTNTAFQWVTFSPPPDAESVRVYAEVMTMFDNPKFPDQLSALGGDKANYKLPWEKAAEDPRSWFGITRVVIHSTDAPPKPELTHLTSLWSEPEPASVDAVANRYRQRIFEAVDRWRNDVATADDAAWLDFLVKNGLVRNRPDESPRLQELMAEYRRLEHALPVPRVAPGVADFGPGFDQPMLVRGDCTKPADPVPRGYLKVIESHFATLQGPTLSSPHESDSDYTDHTDKSASRSAKSVKSAVKKLPVGHPRRKDESSDFHAEGSGRLQLAGRIASSNNPLTARVMVNRVWKHLFGEGLVRTVDDFGQLGDQPSHPELLDYLAGQFAREDWSVKRLIRSIVLARTFQFSARPAPAAREIDPQNRLLQHYPARRMEAEVIRDCILSVSGRLNLSMHGLSVQPYREKENADRRLFAGPLDGLGRRSVYVKVNLMETPKFLSAFNIAGGKVCQGRRDTANVPAQSLALLNDPFVLQQAERWSRQLIAHTEDSLESRINHLFESALGRPAAVSEKQRFIEAAEHLAELRSLRKEALLSSQEIWEDLAHAVFNLKEFIFIP; encoded by the coding sequence ATGTTAATCGCGCCGAGCCAACCGGATGAACTGCCGATCACCAGCGTAAAGGCGTCAAAACCGGCTGGGAGAATCTGGAACGGTTGCAGTACCCTGCCAACCGGTCTCCATTCGGCGACAGGTTGCCGCCGAAGACGGGCTGGTAGCCCGTTCCACCCATCTCGGCCTTCACAACTCGATCTTCATCCGCGCCCATCCGCGCTATCCGCGGTTATCAGACCGAGATGGTTCCTAACGGTCGCTTCAGTACTGCTCTGGGTGACGCGTGCCGCGGTCGGATATGCGGCCGAAAGTCCAACGCTCTCCTGGGAAGAAACCCTGGCGCAGCGCAGAAACTGGTGGAGCTTGCAGCCGGTCAAACGGATCTCCGTCCCGGAAGTTCGCAACGCCTCTTGGTCCCACCATCCGATCGATCGGTTTATTCTCTCCAAACTGGAATTGGCCAAACTGGCCCCGGCTGAGGAGGCCGGCAAGCCCACACTGATTCGGCGGCTCGCGCTCGTTCTCACGGGACTTCCGCCCACTCCGGAGGAAACGCGGGCGTTTCTGAAGAACCAATCGCCAAGCGCGTATGAAGAGTTGGTGGACCGGCTCCTGGCCTCGCCGCACTTTGGCGAACGCTGGGCGAGGCATTGGCTGGACGTCGTCCGGTTTTCCGAAACCCACGGCAACGAGTGGAACTATGAAGTTCACCATGCCTGGCGGTACCGCGACTACGTCATCCGCGCGTTCAACCAGGACTTGCCTTACGACCAATTCGTTCGCGAGCACATCGCGGGTGATCTGCTCCCGAATCCCCGGTGGAATCGGGAGGAACGATTCAACGAGTCGGTCATCGGGACGGCGTTCTATCGCTTTGGCGAAGTCAATCATGACGATTGCATCGGGCTGCGTCAGATCGGGTATGATCTCGCAGATAATCAGATCGATACGCTCACGAAGGCATTTCAGGCCACCACCGTGGCGTGCGCCCGCTGCCACGACCACAAGATCGATGCGGTTTCGATGAAGGATTACCACGCGTTGCTGGGAATCCTCCGAAGCTCCAGGCAGGTCAGCCACACGATCGATGCGCCGGACGCCAACGCCGCAACGATCCAGAAACTGACGGAACTGAAGCCCGCCATTCGCGGAGAAATCGCGAAGCTATGGTTGCAAGACGCAGAGGATGTCCACTTGTATTTGCTGCTGGCGCAGCCCAGCGTCCCGTCTCACAGACAAACGAAAGCTAATGGATCGTCCGCAGCGCTCCCCCTCACCCCGTCCCTCCCCCCCTCCGAGGGGGAGAGGGTGTCCGCAGGACGGGAGAGGGAGCGAGGAGTCGCCGCGCAGGAAAATTCGTCGAATCGTCGTCAAACCTCTGACACCGACAGCGTTCTCCCTCTCCCCCAGGGAGAGGGCCGGGGTAAAGGGGAACACGGCGTCAGAAACCAGGACAGCGCCGCAAATAATCGAGCGGTAAATCTCGATCCATCGCGTCTGCAGAATTGGCTCAAGGCGCTAACCAACAACACGGCCGCGCTCGAAGAGCCGCTGTCACTCTGGCGGGCACTGCATCCCACGAATCAGAATGATGGAAAGTCATTCCGCGACCTCTGGAAGGACGTCGCAGCCAAATTCGCGCGCGAAGAAAAGGAGCGCGCCGACTTCAATCGGACGAACTTCCTCGAATACGCGGATTTCAGGTCTGGCAGTTTCAGTGCGTGGCGCGTCGGTGGACAAGGTCTTCCCAGTGGCCACGCCCGCTCCGGTGGTTTCACTTTGCACAGCGACGTCGACGCGGCCATCGAAATGGTGCTGCCCTCCGGAGTTTACACGCACCTCGTTTCCCAAAAGCTGAACGGCACGTTGCGCTCGCCGCTGTTTACCAACGGGGTCGCCAGGATTAGTTTTCAAGTCATGGGCCGCCGAAGCAGCGCCGTGCGGCTCGTTTCCAACAACTGCCAGCTCAACTACCAGAACTACCGGGCGCTCACCAACACCGCGTTTCAATGGGTCACGTTTTCACCCCCGCCCGACGCAGAGAGCGTGCGCGTCTATGCCGAGGTGATGACGATGTTCGATAATCCAAAATTTCCAGACCAACTCAGCGCGCTGGGCGGCGACAAAGCCAATTACAAACTGCCTTGGGAGAAGGCCGCGGAGGACCCTCGCTCCTGGTTTGGAATCACGCGCGTGGTGATTCATTCCACGGATGCCCCGCCCAAACCGGAGCTCACGCATTTGACGAGCCTTTGGTCTGAGCCGGAACCAGCGAGTGTGGACGCGGTCGCGAATCGCTACCGGCAACGCATCTTCGAAGCGGTCGATCGCTGGCGAAACGACGTGGCCACGGCTGACGACGCGGCGTGGCTCGATTTCCTGGTGAAAAACGGCCTGGTCCGCAATCGGCCGGACGAGTCGCCACGCCTCCAAGAGTTGATGGCCGAGTATCGAAGGCTGGAACACGCGCTGCCGGTGCCTCGCGTCGCGCCGGGAGTGGCGGACTTTGGCCCGGGCTTCGATCAACCCATGTTGGTACGCGGCGACTGCACCAAGCCGGCTGATCCAGTTCCTCGCGGGTACCTGAAAGTGATCGAGAGCCATTTTGCCACCCTACAAGGGCCCACCCTATCATCTCCCCACGAATCTGATTCGGATTACACGGATCACACGGACAAGAGCGCTTCTCGATCCGCGAAATCCGTGAAATCCGCGGTCAAGAAATTGCCGGTGGGCCACCCCAGACGCAAAGACGAATCGAGTGATTTCCATGCCGAAGGCAGCGGTCGCCTGCAATTGGCCGGACGGATCGCCAGCTCGAACAATCCCCTGACCGCCCGCGTGATGGTGAACCGCGTCTGGAAACATTTGTTCGGCGAAGGATTGGTGCGCACGGTGGATGACTTCGGACAACTCGGCGACCAACCGTCGCACCCGGAACTGCTGGACTATCTGGCCGGCCAATTCGCGCGCGAGGATTGGTCCGTCAAACGCCTGATTCGATCCATTGTTCTGGCGCGCACGTTTCAGTTCTCCGCGCGGCCGGCGCCGGCCGCGCGGGAGATCGATCCGCAGAATCGTTTGCTCCAGCATTATCCGGCGCGCCGGATGGAGGCCGAGGTTATTCGCGACTGCATTCTGTCCGTTTCAGGACGCTTGAACCTCTCGATGCACGGTCTGAGCGTCCAGCCGTATCGCGAAAAGGAGAACGCCGACCGCCGGCTTTTTGCCGGCCCGCTGGATGGGCTGGGCCGCCGCAGCGTCTATGTCAAAGTCAACTTGATGGAGACGCCCAAGTTTCTGAGCGCGTTCAACATTGCGGGCGGGAAGGTTTGCCAGGGCCGCCGCGACACGGCGAATGTGCCGGCGCAGTCGTTGGCGTTGTTGAACGATCCGTTCGTGCTGCAGCAGGCAGAGCGATGGTCGCGCCAGCTCATCGCTCACACCGAGGATTCGCTGGAATCTCGAATCAACCACCTGTTCGAGTCAGCTTTGGGACGCCCGGCGGCCGTTTCCGAGAAGCAGCGTTTCATCGAAGCCGCCGAGCATCTGGCCGAGTTGCGAAGTCTGCGGAAGGAAGCGCTTTTGAGCAGCCAGGAGATCTGGGAGGACCTCGCTCACGCCGT
- a CDS encoding SDR family oxidoreductase → MKIAIVTGAGSGIGRSASLALLQEGYSVVLAGRRAEPLQDTVKLAGTAGARALAVPTDVTQPTSVQALFARTKEAFGRLDLLFNNAGIGAPSVALEDLSFEQWQGVVAVNLTGAFLCTQEAFKMMKNQQPRGGRIINNGSISAHSPRPNSAPYTATKHAITGLTKSTALDGRKFDIACGQIDIGNAATEMTDRMKRGVRQADGSIKAEPTMDVDHAARAVVYMASLPLDANVPFLTVMATQMPYMGRG, encoded by the coding sequence TTGAAAATCGCCATCGTTACTGGAGCCGGGTCCGGCATTGGGCGGAGCGCATCCCTCGCGCTTTTGCAGGAAGGTTATTCTGTCGTCCTGGCAGGCCGCCGCGCCGAACCGTTGCAGGACACCGTCAAACTCGCCGGGACGGCCGGCGCGCGCGCGCTGGCAGTTCCCACCGACGTCACGCAACCCACGAGTGTCCAGGCTTTGTTTGCCCGGACAAAGGAGGCGTTTGGCCGGCTGGATTTGCTGTTCAACAACGCGGGCATCGGCGCGCCTTCAGTTGCCTTGGAGGACCTGTCTTTCGAGCAGTGGCAAGGCGTTGTGGCGGTCAACCTGACTGGCGCTTTCCTCTGCACGCAGGAGGCGTTCAAGATGATGAAGAACCAGCAGCCTCGCGGCGGGCGGATTATCAACAACGGCTCCATTTCCGCCCACTCGCCGCGTCCGAACTCCGCGCCTTACACCGCCACGAAACACGCGATCACCGGTCTCACCAAATCCACGGCCCTGGACGGCCGCAAGTTCGATATTGCCTGCGGCCAGATCGACATCGGCAACGCCGCGACCGAGATGACCGACCGCATGAAACGCGGCGTGCGGCAGGCGGACGGCTCGATTAAAGCCGAGCCGACGATGGACGTGGATCATGCCGCGCGAGCCGTGGTGTACATGGCGAGCCTTCCTCTGGACGCCAACGTCCCGTTCCTGACCGTCATGGCCACGCAGATGCCGTACATGGGCAGAGGATAA